The genomic segment AGGGCGCGCCGCTGTCCAATACTAATACGCGCCGCAAGGAACGTCCCAATGCCATGGCCGCAGAAAGACCTGCATAACTGCCACCAATAATAATCACGTCGAATTCTTTATCGTCTTTCATCTTACTATACTTGTATATTCGTTTTTATTTTTTGCAGCTGATCAGGTGGAATGGAAAATTCTCCTCGACTTCACTGATGTCCATCAATCCATAGGCACCAAACTCTGTCCGGATGGAATTTTCATCATAGAAGAACATGCTAACGCCATCAAATAATGAGAATCGATCCACACTTAGCTGTACCCCCTGCCCGTAAATAGCTGCTGCCTTTGACACTGCCGAGAAAATCATATACCCCCCATCGGCCAGTTGCCCAAAACAATCTTGGATAAACTTCGCCCTTTCATCCCTGTCAAGCAAGTGAATCAATGCATGGCAAAAGATTCCGTCATATTGCTTATTGTCAAACGGCATCGCTGTGACCGACCCTTGATAAATTGTCGTTTCATCTCCAAAATGCTTTCGAGCCAGTGCAATTGCTGTGGGCGATATTTCGATACCAGTCACCTGTATGCCTTTGTCCAGAAAAACAGCGGCATTTCTACCATAACCAAATCCGGGAATCAAAATGTCCTTTATATTTTTTTTATAAAAGAAATCTTTCGCAATAATGGCAGAGCGGGCAGGGCTTCCCCCCCACATCTCACCTTTTTCTATAAAATGACGTTCCCAAAATTCCATACAAATACCTTTTAATGGCGTTTTATTTCCGCTCCGTAACGTAGCGTACGCCAACCCCTGACGTAATAATAGTACGAAGATATCATTTTTTATTATTGCAACTATGTAGCAATAATATTAAATGCAATTAAATTGCAAATAAATTACAATTGTTTGTGATGCTCACGATAATGGTTATTTATCAGTATTGAAAATCTCGCTTCTTACGGGATATCTTTGTATCGGAAGTACAGCGCTTCTGCTTACATAATATTCGCATGAAAAACATAAAGATCTTTTTTGCCGCAGTATTGCTCCAGGTAACGGCTGCTCCTGCAATGGCTCAACAGCTTGATAAAATGACCTGGTATAATGAACCTGCCGAATGGAACGTGACTGCAAACACGCTCTCCATGCAGGTCACTCCCAAAAGTGATTACTGGCGCCTGTCACACTATGGCTTCACCGTAGATGACGCTCCATTTCTATACACCGAACGTGGTGGCGAATTTGAAGTAAAGGCTAAGATTACAGCAAAATATCAAAACCGATTCGACCAAGCTGGCATCATGCTTCGCATCGACCATGAGAACTATATTAAAGCAGGAATTGAGTATGTTGATGGGAAGTACAATCTAAGCACAGTGGTCACCCACCGGACAAGCGACTGGAGCATCATTCCGATCGAGAAAGAAATCCCTTATATTTGGATCAAAGCAGTGCGCAGACTGGACGCCGTCGAGTTTTTTTATTCTTTTGACGACAAGAAGTACACAATGATGCGGAATGCCTGGTTACAGGACAACCACCCAGTGCGGGTAGGGGTCATGGCGGCTTCGCCGGATGGCAATGGTTTTCAGGCCACATTTGAACATTTCAGCATAAAACATCTCCCCGACCAACGCCGCACAAAGTGGTTGAAGGAAAACAGCGCCGACTGAGTATCTTATGCTATCTGCCCGAATTTCAACTGGCAGATAGCATAAGATACCTTATCGTGACGACATCCTGCTAAATACCTGCACTGCCTCATGCGAATTGCGCACCTGTAATTTCTGAAGAATATTTTGCCGATGCCGGTTGACCGTATGGATACTGAGATCCAGTTTCGCGGCAATATCTTTACTGATCATCCCCTCCTTTATGCAGTTCAGTATCTGTTTTTCCCGGTTACTGATCGTTTCTTTCAGCCCCTGCTCATTCAGGGGATAACGCATACCTGTCAACTGATTAAAAATATAGCTACCGTTATTTTCTGCGATTTCGGTATCCGGAAGCAAAGTATAACAACACAGTGCTAACTGCGGAAATACCGCACCGGGAGCATTCAGATATACGATCTGATGTGACATGGCTAACGTTTGCCCCCCCTTTCCGCCGATCCGTAATACGGTATTCGCCCGATAATTAAACCGCTCTTTCAAGGGAACTCTTTTCAGCAGATCCAGAAACTGCAGTTCGAGCGCATGTTTGACAGCAAGATCCTCGGGGTGTACGCGTTCTAGCAGAAAATCTTCCCAGATACTATTGATTTCCAGCTTTCTTTCCGCTTCTGAAAGATGCAAACGCTGTGCGATTTGGCCCATAAAGGTGTAGCTCCAGTTCGCGGTAAGGTCACTGAGCACCGCTATTCCGTTGTGAATCTCAGCATAAGTCTTCGCATATTGTTTATAGTGGTGCAGGATGGAAAGTTCGACACGGCTGTTTCGTTGTTCCTGGCTTGTCAGATATTTGTTCAATTTTTTTTTAGCTTCCGATTCCATATGCCTATTCATTCAATATTTTTTAGTATGACTGTTCCACAACAACAGGCTGCAGGCCAGTTATTAGTTAGAAGGAAAGCCCAACCCGAATATAGGGTAAAGTCGCTTCCCTGCTAAACCCGAGCACACCCTGAATCATCAATAGATCACCGGGCATAAAATAGACCCCTCCTCCATAGCCCATATGCCAGGTGTCCGAACGATCGCCGGTCATCCAGACACGGCCTATATCGTAAAAACCGATCGCTCCTACCGTACCCGGAACAAGATAGGAGGAATAACTGAATAGCTTCAGGCGCACGTCAAAATTATTATAAAGAGCCGTCTTTCCTGTAAAACGTCTTGAGTTGTACCCCCGAAGGCTCATTTCCCCGCCAATCTGTGCATGCTGATAAAAATAGGGATTCCCCCACACCGCATCCAGTCCCAGCCTGTTGGCAAAGGTAAGATAGTCGCTCACAACAGTTTTATACACAGCCATACTGTGCTGTAGTTTGGTATAACCCCGCTGTTCGCCCCCCAGTTCGGTATTCCAGACCAGACGTGAATGAATATGCACGCCTGATTTTGGCGCGGAGGTCTGATCCCGTGTGTCGTAATCCATGCCAGCAGCGACGCCTGTAAAAAAATTGCTCCCATAGATAGACTCAGCAGGGTATTTCGCATTAAATTCCTCAAAAAAACGACCGACGTTATTAATTGCCTTGCTATGATAGTACCCGGAAGACCAACCGTAGAACAATTTTAACTCTGGCTTCAGAAATTTCTCCAAAAGAATGTCAGCCTGTACAATATCAAATCTATTGCGATAGTAGGAAATACCTCTTGCTTCCGATTTTTCAAAGACCGTGCTGTTTCCATAGCCAAAAAAGTTACTGAGGTTTTTGGGGCCGAGCGATGAAAGATGAACAGAAAGATCCTGTCCTCCGATGAGATCTTTATAATTGCCCTTATAATCAAACATGAACGACTCCCGGCCGGTCAGATAACTTCCCATTATCTGATGCCTATAGGCATACGGTTTCTTTCTAAACCCCTGATTTTCGATCAGATATCCTAAGCCAAAAATCAGTCCCCGATCCACTCCATAGTCGATGTTAAAAACGACGCCTTTGCGGTCATAGGCAAAACCATTATATTCAAATTGATGCACAGTACTATCGTTGCTCAACTTGAGCCTGAGCGAATTGGCCACTTGACCTAATTCCGGTCTTTGGTCCTTCGAATCATAAATATATACCTGCCGACCGTTATCAAATTTTTCACCGACACGATAACGGTCCTTGTCCTGCCCTCCGATTAGTCTTAGCCGAATAGGTGAACGTCCTGATCCATGCAGCTTATATTCATCCTCCCCCCCTATTCCATAAACCCTGATCTCCTTGGTTTCTTCGGGCCGGAATGTACGTTGTATAAGCCTCCGGCCTACTGTACCATCCTTTTTCTTGTTACGGATATCTACCTTAACCGAGCCATCGTGCTGATAATCGATATCGATAAATTCTGATTTTGCGGACAAGGGCAGATCAACGACCTGGGCCAATGCACGGTAATAGGTGATGCCGCTCTGCATAAGATCATCCCTGCGCGAGCGGATGTTTTTTTCCAGTTGCGCAGCACTCAGTTTGACAATGGTGTCCGGCATCGCCAGCATAGCCTGATGAATCAATGTATCTGAAAGACTTTGCTGTACCAGCCTGATTTGCTCTTTCCAGTCCCCCTCACTGAGATGATTCAAAAAAAAGCGGTCAAAATGACGCGCATTAAAATTCCAATGAGCTATGTTCCGGATATGCGGTCCGAAGGGCTGCAAGTGAGCTTTCAGCCATTGGTAAGAAAGTAATACAGGAAAGACGCCTGAAGTTTTATAATATACCTTGTCACGGTCCCGTGGAACAGGTGTATAGATCCTTTTGCCTTTTTCCTTCTCCGGATCCCATCGCCAATTATCTTCATGCCGATCCCAATCCCCCAGTACAAAATCAAGCAACCGCGCCCGTAACGTTAATAGCTGGTCAGTCTGTGTATCATTGTCCGCTAATGTTTTTCGGATTACTTTTGCGGTGTTATCGGTTTTCTGATCTTCAAAAGGGGTCCGTGCTTCAAACATATAGGCTCTGTTCTTAAAAACGTCCCGGTATTCACCAAACGCGGCATCGTCCCCCACATAAACAAGCTCCGGAGCTACATGGGGTATCCCCAGTGCCCTATTGAATACCGGAACCGTCAGCGCTCCAAAAGGATGTGCGATAGAAATCTGATCTTGGACGATGTCCTTTGCAAATGTTTTCCTGAGGCTTTCGGGCAAGCTTCGTTCGGGATATTTCTGAATAGACCTGAGCACCCATTCCCTTCCTGTAGGATCAGCCATCCGAAGGGACTGTGTCTGCATGCCTCCCCCCAGCTTGATTACCCGGAGTCCACCTTGCTCACTTTGCAGATCCATGATCCGCATACGGACAGGCGTATTGTACAACCTGCGGTAACTATCGCCCAGCCAAAACCGGTGAACCATACTAACCTGGTCGTATTCCGGCGCGATCACCACCGTTATGCTGTCTTGCTGCGCCTGTGCATTTAAAATGCCACAGCAAGCGATCAATGTCAAAATTCTTCTCATGCCAATAATTTTACGCCACTGCCGACTCCCACAGCCTATCACGCTGCCGACTTCAGATGATGTCCAGCAACCGACGGTGGTAATTGATCTGCCCTAAATGGTAAGTCAGATGGGTAGTTAAATGAACTAATAAATAGCCTGTTGTTGTTTTCTCTTCGAACACCAATAACGGATAAACATCCGCCAAGACATCATCTGTTAGCTGATCCAGCGCGCTGTCAACGACAGCGATCGTGTCGTCTATTTTGTTCAGAAGCTGCTCACGCGGAACATCCTTCAGCGAAAATTCCTGTTCCCGATTTCGAACATAACCCGTTTTTCCGATCTCGGCACCGATATACGTCTGCAGGTTACCAATTAAATGCAGACATAAATTTCCGGCGGAATTCGCAATACGATTTTCCACCCGCCAGATATTGCGCTCATCCTGATATAGGGCAATTTCCGCCCGAAGTCTTTTTAAGTCTCTATCAAACAGAAGCTTTAGTGTTTTTATAAGCATAAGTTCCTTACTTTACATATTCTTGTGGATAATGGGTTCTCTCCGGCATTAAACGAGATAAGCAGCCAGAATTCATTTTATTCGTTAAATTTAACGCACCGAAACGATTAAACCATGAAAAAAGACACAAAAATCACCAACCTGAGTATCGAGTCTGCCGGACTACCCAAAGATCCGAAACATGCGATTGCAGAATATGTGTGGAACGGATTTGATGCAGGGGCTACGGCGATAGACATCGATGTCGACAGCAACGATCTGGGTTATATTCATCAGATCAGCATCCGGGACAACGGCGCAGGTATTGCATACAATCTGCTGGAATACTCCTTCGGAAATTTTCTGGATTCCGTAAAGAAAAATAACCTTAAACGGAGTTCCTATACCAGAGGAAAAAAAGGTAAAGGGCGCTTCTCTTTTTCGCTCTTCGCCACACGGGCAGTCTGGACAACAGTAGTCAACGAAGACAACGCCTTAAACAGCTACCAGATTCAGATCGACAGGGACAGCAAAGAACACTATAATATCAGTGAGCGCACAGCCGTGAAAAACCGGGACACCGGAACAGACGTCAAGTTACAGGGAATTTTTGGAGTACACGCCGCCATGCTGGAATCCGAAGACTTCCTTGATTTTATGGCGCAGGAGTTTGGCTGGTTTCTCTATCTAAACCGTCATGCAAACTATAGCATCCGGATTAACGGTAAAGCCTTGAAATATGATCACCTGATCCAGGAAACCGACCAGCTTACCTGGACAATGTACAGCCCTGACGACAACGACTCTTATGTTTTTGAGGTGGACTATATCCGCTGGAACCGGCAGATTGGCGACCGCTACTATTACTATTTTTTAAATAGTGAAAAAAAAGAAGTTGCGAAATTACTCAGCAGCTTCAACAACAATGCTATTGGTTTTCACCACTCGGTTTATATCAATTCTAATTTCTTCGATCAGTTCAAACAGGATGACATCAGCTTATCCATGGATGAAAACCTGTTTACCGGGAGAGCCAAACAGCTTGTTTACCGCCAGGTATTGGCTGAACTGCGCGAGTTTCTAAACCGAAAACAGAAAAAATATGTTCATGAAAACGCAGTAGCAAATCAGCTTGACGAATTGGAAAGAAAGGGCTACCTGCCAATATACAATCAGACAGCAGCGGACAAAAGACGGAAAGAAACTCTTCTGAAACTCATTCAGGAAATCTATACAGCCGAACCCCGTATTTTCTATGGTGTTAAATCCGAATTGGTACAGTCCTACTTAGGTTTTCTGGACCTGGTTCTTCAGACACATAAGCGCGCCGATGTTCTTACGGTCATACAGAATACCGTTCAGCTGTCAGAAAAAGAAAACAAGCGCATTCGTCAGATCCTCGAAGAAGCATCCATCCATACACCCCAGATAACCTCGTAGCGATGGATTTTTAATTAATGACTTTCAGATGTCATTAATTAAAATAAAAAGTTTCAATTTTGCTTAACAGTGTTAAATCATTTATGAAATAAACATGGGTAGCAAGGAACGCATACAACGTCTCAAAGATGAGAACAGAAACAATATTTTGGATGCTGCACTTCAAATCGTAAAAGAAGAGGGGTGGCAGGCCTTGAGTATGCGTAAGATTGCGGATATCATCGAATACACCGCGCCTATGATCTATGAATATTTTGCCAATAAGGACGCTATCCTAAACGAGCTCGCCAATCAGGGATACCTACTGCTCGCCAAGAAAGTAAAGCAAGCACGATCAACCGAAACCGATCTGGAAAAACAATTGGAAGCCATGTGGTTTAGCTATTGGGATTTTGCTTTTGACGAACGTGAACTATACCAGCTGATGTTTGGTGTAGGTACAGCCTGCTGCGGATTTGAAAAGACCTATAAATGTGCAGAATCACATGGCAAAATCATCAGCGATGTAATCCGCGAAATCATGAAGGACAAAGACCCCTCAGAAGATCTGGTCTGTAGAAAATACTTTACTTACTGGTCGATCATTCACGGCCTCATCTCCATTAATCTGGTCAACCAAGGCAATGGGGATAGCACGAATCAGGAGGTACTAAAAGATGCTATTTACGGCATCACCCGCTCGTTAAAAGATTAATTTTTTTTATACAAGAATATACAACGTTAAAAAATCTAACACCGTTAAATAAAACCAAAACTCAATTTTAATATCACATGAAAACAAATGTATCACCAAGTCTTAAAAAGATTTACATTCCAGCACTTAACAGTGTTAAACGAATTAATATCGTAAAGACTGCATATGTGCTGAGCGCTATTTTCTTATACAGCTGTTCGACAGGCACAAGCAAACCAATGGATGCTCCTCCTGTCAGCCTTCCAGTTATCGCTATCGAACAAGGCAACGAGACGGTATACCAAGAATATCCCGCTACCATAGAAGCTTCATCGAATATTGAAATCAGACCCCAGGTAGAAGGAATCCTCGAACAGATCTATGTCGATGAGGGCGCTAGAGTAAGCAAAGGTCAGGCACTTTTCAAGATTAACGACCGCCCATATCAAGAGCAGCTAAACCAAGCCAAGGCAAACTTGCTGGCTGCAAAAGCGACCTTGGAAAATGCGGAGCTGGAAGTTGAAAAGAAAACTAAATTGGTCAACAACAAAGTACTGACTGATTTTCAGCTGAAATCTGCCATTAGTGCCCGCAATGCAGCAAAAGCCAATGTACAGCTGGCGGTGTCTGCGGTAGAAGCGGCAAAAATCAACGTGGGTTATACCTTAATTCGCGCATCGGCCGATGGTTATATCGGAAGACTGCAGCGTAAGCAGGGAAGCTTGGTAGGACCTACGGACGGTCAGCCGCTGACAACGCTTTCCAATGTTAAAGATCTCCATGTTTATTTTTCTTTGGGCGAGAATGATTTCATTGCATTCAAAAACAATACAGCAGGCGATAATCTTCAACAGAAATTAAACAACCTTCCCCCCATCAGCCTGGTACTTTCTGATCAGACCGTTTATGACCAAAAAGGAAAAATAGATATGGTGGATGGCCAGTTTGATAAAAATACAGGCGCCATTACACTCAGGGCTACCTTCAGCAATCCAGAGGGTGTCCTGCGCAATGGAAACACCGGCCGTGTTAGACTTCAGAAGAAATACGATCAAGCACTATTGGTTCCTCAGCTAGCAACGCTGGAAATGCAAGACAAAATCTTCGTTTACACCGTCGGGAAAGAGAACAAAGTGGTGCAACAACCGATTACTGTCATCGGAAAAAGTGGTGCCAACTATCTTGTCAGCAAAGGGATCTCTGCCGGGGATCGTATCGTCTATAAAGGCATCGACCTACTTCAAGATGGCCAGAAAATCACTCCACAAGCTTTTTCAAAAGACAGCATCAATTAATATTATAACTCGACAAACATTATTATGCTTAAGAAATTTATAGAAAGGCCCGTACTTGCCACCGTAATTTCCATATTACTGGTCATACTGGGAATTATCGGTATACTCAAACTGCCTTTACAGCAGTTTCCCGACATTGCTCCCCCAGCGGTACAGGTAACGGCACTATATCCGGGTGCCAATGCCGAGACTGTACTCCGCGCTGTGGCCCCTTCATTGGAAGAATCGATCAATGGAGTGGAAAACATGAGCTACATGAGCTCAACGGCAAGTAACGACGGCTCACTGATGATTACCGTTTATTTCAAGCTGGGCACCGATCCTGATCAGGCAGCTGTCAACGTACAAAACCGTGTTGCTCAAGCCACCAGCCAGCTTCCCGCTGAAGTGGTTCAGGCCGGCATAACAACGGCTAAACAGCAGAACAGCCTAATCATGGTATTGGATCTCTATACCGAAGATGAGAGTAAATATGATCAAACTTTTATTACCAACTATGCGCAGATCAACATTATTCCCGAACTGAAACGTATCCCTGGCGTTGGGCAAGCACTGGCGTTTGGAGGTAGCAAAGACTATTCGATGCGTGTATGGCTAAATCCGAATCAGATGGCAACCTACAAGCTGACGCCCGAAGAAGTAATGGCTGCCATTCAGGACAAAAACGTGGAAGCTGCACCGGGAAAATTCGGTGAAAGCAGCCGCGAAGCCTTTGAATTTGTAATTAAATATAAAGGTAAACTCAATCAGCCCAGCGACTATGAAAATATCATTATCCGCTCAAATACAGATGGATCTGTATTGAGACTTAAAGATGTTGCCCGAGTGGAACTTGGATCTTATACCTATGCCAGCCATACCCGCATCAATGGGAAGGCTGGACTCAATATCGGTGTGATGCAGCTCGCAGGCTCCAACGCCAACGAAATTCAGATCGCCATTCAGGAGTTTATGGAGAAAGCGTCCCTAAGCTTTCCTAAGGGAGTGAAATACCTCGTATTATACAATACCAAGGATGCACTTGACCAGTCTATCGATCAGGTTAAACATACATTGGTCGAAGCTTTTATCTTGGTCTTCTTAGTGGTATTCTTGTTCCTGCAGGATTTTAGATCAACCTTGATCCCAGCTATTGCTGTACCTGTTGCGATCGTGGGTACGTTCTTCTTCATGCAGCTATTCGGTTTCTCTATCAATCTCCTGACTTTGTTTGCGCTGGTGCTGGCGATCGGTATCGTCGTCGACGATGCCATTGTTGTAGTCGAGGCCGTGCACGCCAAGATGGAACATAATCACCTGCCGCCAAAGCTAGCGACAACATCCGCCATGAGCGAAATCACTGGAGCGATTATCTCCATTACCTTAGTGATGTCTGCTGTCTTTCTGCCCATCGGTTTTATGGAGGGCTCGACAGGGGTATTCTATAGGCAATTTGCTTTTACCCTGGCCATCGCTATTGTTATTTCTGCAATCAATGCACTGACCCTGAGTCCAGCACTCTGTGCATTGTTTTTAAAACCAGTACATCATACAAACGGTGAAGCGAAGCAACTCAACTTTAAAGATCGCTTCTTCGCGGGTTTCAATGTTGGGTTCGAACGAATCACCAAAAACTATCTGGGAAGCTTACGCTTTTTGATCCGTTACAAATGGGTCGCATTTGCTGGCCTGGGCATCACCTTGCTGTTGACGGTTTTCATGATCCGTCGTACGCCTACAGGTTTTATTCCCTCAGAAGATCAAGGGTTTATCGCCGTGTCGCTTTCCATGCCTGCCGGAGCATCGCTGGACCGTACATCGGGAGCATTAGCCGAAGCAGAAAAACAGCTTCAACATGCTGACTTCACCAAAACACTCAACGTACTTGCCGGTTTCAACATTTTGACACAGTCCACCAGCCCTTCTGCAGGTGTTGCCTTCATCTTGCTTAAACCGCACGAAGAACGGGGCCAGATCAAAGATATCAATGCCATTATGGCCGATGTCAACCAACGCCTTGCAAATATTAAAGGGGCCAACTTCTTTGTATTCACCTTCCCTACTGTTCCCGGATTTAGTAACGTGGACGGACTGGATATGGTACTTCAGGACCGCACGGGAGGGCAGCTCGGCAAGTTTAGCTCGGTCGGACAGAATTTCATTGGCGAGCTCATGAAACGGCCTGAAATCCTGATGGCTTTTACCACTTTCAAGGCGGATTACCCACAATATGAGCTGCAAGTGGACGACATCAAGGCCGAACAGCTCGGCGTGAGCACCAAGAGCATTCTGCAGACCATGCAGGCTTATTTTGGCAGTGCGCAGGCTTCAGACTTCAACCGGTTTGGCAAATATTATCGGGTGATGGTCCAGGCAGATGCCAAAGACCGTAGTGAACCTACAGCTATGGACGGTATTTTTGTAAAAAACAGGCTTGGAGACATGGTGCCCATCAATACCCTAGTAAAATTGGAACGTGTTTACGGTCCAGAGACCGCTTCTCGATACAACTTATTTAATTCGATTGGTATCAACGCCATCCCTAAACCCGGATACAGCTCGGGAGATGCAATCCGCGCGGTGGAAGAAGTTGCCAAACAACAGTTACCCACGGGCTTCACCTATGAATTTTCGGGCATGACCAAAGAGGAAATCGTTTCTGGCGGACAGTCTACGCTCATTTTCATCCTCTGTCTGATCTTCGTTTACTTCCTGCTTGCGGCACAGTACGAAAGCTATATCATTCCGTTGGCCGTCATACTGTCTATCCCAACAGGTATATTCGGGGTGTTCGCGGCAATCAGTCTTACTGATATTGCGAATAACATCTACGTTCAGGTGGCCTTGGTGATGCTTATCGGGTTACTGGCTAAAAACGCGATCCTGATCGTCGAATTTGCAATTCAGGGCCGCAAACAGGGCATGTCCATACCCAGTGCTGCCCTTAATGCTGCAAAGCTGCGTCTAAGACCGATTATCATGACCTCCCTAGCTTTCATCGTTGGTATGATCCCGATGATGTTCGCTATAGGGCCTTCAGCTCAGGGTAACCACTCTATCAGTATTGCCGCAGCAGGGGGCATGCTTTCAGGAGTTATTTTAGGGCTTTTTATCAT from the Sphingobacterium thalpophilum genome contains:
- a CDS encoding DinB family protein, with amino-acid sequence MLIKTLKLLFDRDLKRLRAEIALYQDERNIWRVENRIANSAGNLCLHLIGNLQTYIGAEIGKTGYVRNREQEFSLKDVPREQLLNKIDDTIAVVDSALDQLTDDVLADVYPLLVFEEKTTTGYLLVHLTTHLTYHLGQINYHRRLLDII
- a CDS encoding class I SAM-dependent methyltransferase yields the protein MEFWERHFIEKGEMWGGSPARSAIIAKDFFYKKNIKDILIPGFGYGRNAAVFLDKGIQVTGIEISPTAIALARKHFGDETTIYQGSVTAMPFDNKQYDGIFCHALIHLLDRDERAKFIQDCFGQLADGGYMIFSAVSKAAAIYGQGVQLSVDRFSLFDGVSMFFYDENSIRTEFGAYGLMDISEVEENFPFHLISCKK
- a CDS encoding TetR/AcrR family transcriptional regulator, with protein sequence MGSKERIQRLKDENRNNILDAALQIVKEEGWQALSMRKIADIIEYTAPMIYEYFANKDAILNELANQGYLLLAKKVKQARSTETDLEKQLEAMWFSYWDFAFDERELYQLMFGVGTACCGFEKTYKCAESHGKIISDVIREIMKDKDPSEDLVCRKYFTYWSIIHGLISINLVNQGNGDSTNQEVLKDAIYGITRSLKD
- a CDS encoding BamA/TamA family outer membrane protein, with amino-acid sequence MRRILTLIACCGILNAQAQQDSITVVIAPEYDQVSMVHRFWLGDSYRRLYNTPVRMRIMDLQSEQGGLRVIKLGGGMQTQSLRMADPTGREWVLRSIQKYPERSLPESLRKTFAKDIVQDQISIAHPFGALTVPVFNRALGIPHVAPELVYVGDDAAFGEYRDVFKNRAYMFEARTPFEDQKTDNTAKVIRKTLADNDTQTDQLLTLRARLLDFVLGDWDRHEDNWRWDPEKEKGKRIYTPVPRDRDKVYYKTSGVFPVLLSYQWLKAHLQPFGPHIRNIAHWNFNARHFDRFFLNHLSEGDWKEQIRLVQQSLSDTLIHQAMLAMPDTIVKLSAAQLEKNIRSRRDDLMQSGITYYRALAQVVDLPLSAKSEFIDIDYQHDGSVKVDIRNKKKDGTVGRRLIQRTFRPEETKEIRVYGIGGEDEYKLHGSGRSPIRLRLIGGQDKDRYRVGEKFDNGRQVYIYDSKDQRPELGQVANSLRLKLSNDSTVHQFEYNGFAYDRKGVVFNIDYGVDRGLIFGLGYLIENQGFRKKPYAYRHQIMGSYLTGRESFMFDYKGNYKDLIGGQDLSVHLSSLGPKNLSNFFGYGNSTVFEKSEARGISYYRNRFDIVQADILLEKFLKPELKLFYGWSSGYYHSKAINNVGRFFEEFNAKYPAESIYGSNFFTGVAAGMDYDTRDQTSAPKSGVHIHSRLVWNTELGGEQRGYTKLQHSMAVYKTVVSDYLTFANRLGLDAVWGNPYFYQHAQIGGEMSLRGYNSRRFTGKTALYNNFDVRLKLFSYSSYLVPGTVGAIGFYDIGRVWMTGDRSDTWHMGYGGGVYFMPGDLLMIQGVLGFSREATLPYIRVGLSF
- a CDS encoding efflux RND transporter periplasmic adaptor subunit encodes the protein MKTNVSPSLKKIYIPALNSVKRINIVKTAYVLSAIFLYSCSTGTSKPMDAPPVSLPVIAIEQGNETVYQEYPATIEASSNIEIRPQVEGILEQIYVDEGARVSKGQALFKINDRPYQEQLNQAKANLLAAKATLENAELEVEKKTKLVNNKVLTDFQLKSAISARNAAKANVQLAVSAVEAAKINVGYTLIRASADGYIGRLQRKQGSLVGPTDGQPLTTLSNVKDLHVYFSLGENDFIAFKNNTAGDNLQQKLNNLPPISLVLSDQTVYDQKGKIDMVDGQFDKNTGAITLRATFSNPEGVLRNGNTGRVRLQKKYDQALLVPQLATLEMQDKIFVYTVGKENKVVQQPITVIGKSGANYLVSKGISAGDRIVYKGIDLLQDGQKITPQAFSKDSIN
- a CDS encoding ATP-binding protein, with product MKKDTKITNLSIESAGLPKDPKHAIAEYVWNGFDAGATAIDIDVDSNDLGYIHQISIRDNGAGIAYNLLEYSFGNFLDSVKKNNLKRSSYTRGKKGKGRFSFSLFATRAVWTTVVNEDNALNSYQIQIDRDSKEHYNISERTAVKNRDTGTDVKLQGIFGVHAAMLESEDFLDFMAQEFGWFLYLNRHANYSIRINGKALKYDHLIQETDQLTWTMYSPDDNDSYVFEVDYIRWNRQIGDRYYYYFLNSEKKEVAKLLSSFNNNAIGFHHSVYINSNFFDQFKQDDISLSMDENLFTGRAKQLVYRQVLAELREFLNRKQKKYVHENAVANQLDELERKGYLPIYNQTAADKRRKETLLKLIQEIYTAEPRIFYGVKSELVQSYLGFLDLVLQTHKRADVLTVIQNTVQLSEKENKRIRQILEEASIHTPQITS
- a CDS encoding helix-turn-helix transcriptional regulator, with protein sequence MNRHMESEAKKKLNKYLTSQEQRNSRVELSILHHYKQYAKTYAEIHNGIAVLSDLTANWSYTFMGQIAQRLHLSEAERKLEINSIWEDFLLERVHPEDLAVKHALELQFLDLLKRVPLKERFNYRANTVLRIGGKGGQTLAMSHQIVYLNAPGAVFPQLALCCYTLLPDTEIAENNGSYIFNQLTGMRYPLNEQGLKETISNREKQILNCIKEGMISKDIAAKLDLSIHTVNRHRQNILQKLQVRNSHEAVQVFSRMSSR
- a CDS encoding DUF1349 domain-containing protein; this translates as MKNIKIFFAAVLLQVTAAPAMAQQLDKMTWYNEPAEWNVTANTLSMQVTPKSDYWRLSHYGFTVDDAPFLYTERGGEFEVKAKITAKYQNRFDQAGIMLRIDHENYIKAGIEYVDGKYNLSTVVTHRTSDWSIIPIEKEIPYIWIKAVRRLDAVEFFYSFDDKKYTMMRNAWLQDNHPVRVGVMAASPDGNGFQATFEHFSIKHLPDQRRTKWLKENSAD